One segment of Phaeacidiphilus oryzae TH49 DNA contains the following:
- a CDS encoding alpha/beta fold hydrolase, giving the protein MSTPPFVALPVGARALRLATPRGEFAAHEALPAGAPQGTALLVPGYTGSKEDFIALLEPLLRAGFRVVAYDQRGQYQTSGPEDDESPYALDELALDLLAVADAVGDRPHLLGHSFGGFVAREAVLRDALRWSSLTLMSTGPGQIAPAEVERTRMLLDALAGMDMESIWQVMQSMAAEAAEGEPPRLGPGVAEFIHRRWLANVPAALTAMGRRLMSEPDRVDALAGVLAEAGLAAQVVSGDTDYVWPVSAQEEMAARLGGGYVRVQGAGHSPNAERPAATAAALGGFWAKASATAS; this is encoded by the coding sequence ATGAGTACTCCGCCGTTCGTGGCCCTGCCGGTCGGGGCGCGCGCGCTGCGTCTGGCGACCCCGCGCGGCGAGTTCGCCGCACACGAGGCGCTGCCGGCCGGAGCGCCGCAGGGCACCGCTCTCCTGGTGCCCGGATACACGGGCAGCAAGGAGGACTTCATCGCGCTCCTCGAACCGCTGCTCCGGGCGGGCTTCCGGGTGGTGGCGTACGACCAGCGCGGGCAGTACCAGACCTCCGGGCCGGAGGACGACGAATCGCCTTACGCGCTGGACGAGTTGGCGCTCGACCTGCTGGCCGTGGCAGACGCCGTCGGAGACCGGCCGCATCTGCTGGGGCACTCCTTCGGGGGCTTCGTGGCCCGGGAGGCCGTGCTGCGGGACGCGCTGCGGTGGAGCTCGCTGACGCTGATGAGCACCGGCCCGGGGCAGATCGCCCCGGCCGAGGTCGAGCGGACCCGGATGCTGCTGGACGCGCTGGCCGGAATGGACATGGAGTCCATCTGGCAGGTGATGCAGTCCATGGCGGCCGAGGCCGCGGAAGGTGAACCGCCGCGACTGGGTCCGGGCGTGGCGGAGTTCATCCATCGCCGGTGGCTGGCGAACGTGCCGGCCGCGCTGACGGCGATGGGGCGCCGGCTGATGTCGGAGCCGGACCGGGTGGACGCGCTGGCCGGGGTGCTCGCGGAGGCGGGCCTGGCGGCGCAGGTGGTCTCCGGGGACACGGACTACGTGTGGCCGGTGTCCGCGCAGGAGGAGATGGCTGCGCGGCTCGGCGGCGGGTATGTGCGGGTCCAGGGCGCGGGGCACTCGCCCAACGCCGAGCGGCCGGCAGCGACGGCGGCCGCGTTGGGCGGCTTCTGGGCCAAGGCTTCGGCCACGGCCTCGTAG
- a CDS encoding DEAD/DEAH box helicase, protein MPETAEALEAVGIIHPFPIQELTLPVALAGHDVIGQAKTGTGKTLGFGLPILENVVVQADVDYGRSFQDEVSDNPQALVVVPTRELCTQVANDLQTAGKARNVRVLSIYGGRAYEPQIEALQKGVDVVVGTPGRLLDLARQKKLVLSEVETLVLDEADEMLDLGFLPDVERIVEQLPSDRQTMLFSATMPGEVVGLARRYMNQPMHIRAADPEDSGATVRSVSQHIYRAHSMDKVEMIAKMLQAEGRGLAMIFCRTKRTTAAVAEQLQDRGFAAGSVHGDLGQGAREQALRAFRNGKIDVLVCTDVAARGIDVENVTHVVNFQCPDDEKTYLHRIGRTGRAGASGTAVTFVDWDDVPRWALINKALDLGFPEPVETYSTSPHFAEELNIPAGTKGVLPRAARTRAGLEAEEIEDLGEPGGGRGPRGRDGRGRDRDRDRDGRGRDGRGRDRDRGPGRDRDRAREDESGERERRQKRDRSRERRRLRNGVPIEGAPEAGTPAPSEAPTAVAEPAESTGSAGSGTRGKRGRNRKRSGQHAAVEAATAVEPLSQEPAVVEAAPVEAPVATVVEEKPKRTRARKSTAPKAVADEVAEAAEPVAAADAAEAVAAAPAEVAVAEKPKRAPRARKTAAAAPADSAEAVTEVEAEVKAEDKPKRTTRTRKAAPAKAEAALAVATEAPAETEAAEAPVAEKPKRATRTRKAAAAKASTAEAAEAVEAAGAAEAKAAEAKPKRVRKTAAKKAVAAVDGEAAGDEAPAKPARTRAPRKRAASVPAQAGAADEGRVPAGAAE, encoded by the coding sequence ATGCCCGAGACCGCCGAGGCCCTCGAGGCCGTCGGCATCATCCATCCCTTCCCCATCCAGGAGCTGACCCTGCCGGTCGCGCTCGCCGGGCACGACGTGATCGGGCAGGCCAAGACCGGCACCGGCAAGACCCTCGGCTTCGGGCTGCCGATCCTGGAGAACGTCGTCGTCCAGGCGGACGTCGACTACGGCCGGTCCTTCCAGGACGAGGTCAGCGACAATCCCCAGGCACTGGTCGTGGTGCCGACCCGCGAGCTCTGCACCCAGGTCGCCAACGACCTCCAGACCGCCGGCAAGGCCCGCAACGTGCGGGTGCTGTCGATCTACGGCGGCCGCGCCTACGAGCCGCAGATCGAGGCCCTGCAGAAGGGCGTCGACGTGGTCGTCGGCACCCCCGGCCGGCTCCTCGACCTGGCCCGGCAGAAGAAGCTGGTGCTCAGCGAGGTCGAGACGCTGGTGCTCGACGAGGCCGACGAGATGCTGGACCTCGGCTTCCTGCCGGACGTCGAGCGGATCGTCGAGCAGCTGCCGTCGGACCGCCAGACGATGCTCTTCTCGGCCACCATGCCGGGCGAGGTCGTCGGCCTGGCCCGCCGGTACATGAACCAGCCGATGCACATCCGGGCCGCCGACCCGGAGGACAGCGGCGCCACCGTCCGCTCGGTCTCCCAGCACATCTACCGCGCCCACTCGATGGACAAGGTCGAGATGATCGCCAAGATGCTGCAGGCCGAGGGCCGCGGTCTGGCGATGATCTTCTGCCGGACCAAGCGGACCACCGCCGCCGTCGCCGAGCAGCTGCAGGACCGCGGGTTCGCGGCCGGCTCCGTCCACGGCGACCTCGGGCAGGGCGCGCGCGAGCAGGCCCTGCGGGCCTTCCGGAACGGCAAGATCGACGTCCTGGTCTGCACGGACGTCGCGGCGCGCGGCATCGACGTGGAGAACGTCACCCACGTCGTCAACTTCCAGTGCCCGGACGACGAGAAGACCTACCTCCACCGGATCGGCCGCACCGGTCGCGCCGGCGCCTCCGGCACCGCGGTCACCTTCGTGGACTGGGACGACGTCCCGCGCTGGGCGCTCATCAACAAGGCGCTCGACCTGGGCTTCCCGGAGCCGGTGGAGACGTACTCGACGTCCCCGCACTTCGCCGAGGAGCTGAACATCCCGGCGGGCACCAAGGGCGTGCTGCCGCGGGCGGCCCGGACCCGGGCCGGCCTGGAGGCCGAGGAGATCGAGGACCTCGGCGAGCCGGGCGGCGGGCGCGGCCCGCGCGGGCGGGACGGCCGCGGGCGCGACCGTGACCGTGACCGTGACGGACGCGGTCGGGACGGGCGCGGCCGGGACCGTGACCGCGGCCCCGGGCGTGACCGGGACCGGGCGCGGGAGGACGAGTCCGGCGAGCGCGAGCGCCGCCAGAAGCGCGACCGGTCGCGCGAGCGGCGGCGGCTGCGCAACGGCGTCCCGATCGAGGGCGCTCCGGAGGCCGGGACTCCCGCGCCCTCCGAGGCACCGACCGCCGTGGCGGAGCCGGCCGAGTCGACCGGTTCGGCCGGTTCGGGGACGCGTGGCAAGCGCGGCCGTAACCGGAAGCGCTCGGGGCAGCACGCGGCGGTCGAGGCCGCCACTGCGGTCGAGCCGCTGAGCCAGGAGCCGGCGGTGGTCGAGGCCGCGCCCGTCGAGGCGCCGGTCGCGACGGTCGTCGAGGAGAAGCCGAAGCGGACCCGCGCGCGGAAGTCGACCGCGCCGAAGGCCGTGGCGGACGAGGTCGCGGAGGCCGCCGAGCCGGTCGCCGCCGCTGACGCCGCCGAGGCTGTCGCCGCCGCACCGGCCGAGGTGGCGGTCGCGGAGAAGCCGAAGCGGGCGCCCAGGGCGCGCAAGACCGCGGCGGCCGCCCCAGCGGACAGCGCCGAGGCGGTGACCGAGGTCGAGGCCGAGGTCAAGGCCGAGGACAAGCCGAAGCGGACCACCCGGACCCGCAAGGCGGCGCCGGCCAAGGCCGAGGCCGCGCTCGCGGTCGCGACCGAGGCGCCGGCCGAGACCGAGGCCGCCGAGGCCCCCGTCGCGGAGAAGCCCAAGCGGGCCACCCGTACCCGCAAGGCCGCCGCGGCCAAGGCGAGCACCGCGGAGGCCGCCGAGGCGGTCGAGGCCGCCGGCGCCGCCGAGGCGAAGGCCGCCGAGGCGAAGCCGAAGCGGGTGCGGAAGACGGCGGCCAAGAAGGCCGTCGCCGCGGTGGACGGCGAGGCCGCCGGGGACGAGGCTCCGGCGAAGCCGGCCCGTACCCGGGCGCCGCGGAAGCGGGCCGCCTCGGTGCCGGCGCAGGCCGGTGCCGCGGACGAGGGCCGGGTGCCGGCGGGCGCTGCCGAGTAG
- a CDS encoding DUF3107 domain-containing protein has product MEVKIGVQNAPREIVIESAQTADEVQSAVAAALEGKTGLLALEDEHGRRILVPSERLAYVEIGEQAQRKVGFGAL; this is encoded by the coding sequence GTGGAGGTCAAGATCGGCGTGCAGAACGCGCCTCGAGAGATCGTCATCGAGAGCGCGCAGACTGCCGACGAGGTCCAGAGCGCCGTCGCGGCCGCCCTGGAGGGGAAGACCGGGCTGCTCGCGCTCGAGGACGAGCACGGCCGGCGCATCCTGGTGCCGTCCGAGCGGCTCGCCTACGTCGAGATCGGCGAGCAGGCCCAGCGCAAGGTGGGCTTCGGCGCGCTCTGA
- a CDS encoding alpha/beta fold hydrolase, which produces MTECARAFEESARITGPAGRRTVEVPGARLSVADSPVDREGLPPALYVHGLGGSAQNWDRLAAELAGTVAGEAVDLPGYGWSAPPDDGDLSVGALARTVVSYLEVSGRGPVHLFGNSLGGAVATRVAALRPDLVRTLTLVSPALPEVPPQLSAFPTGLMAVPGVLRIFERMALGLAPEQRTEQLLRLCYGNPAAVPAAQRDLATEEYRRRMALPYASDVLVRTARGIVRAYAERGPEALWRQAERVTAPVLLVYGLRDRLVAYRMARRAAEAFRDSRLLVIPESGHVAMMEHPEQVARAVRELLAAE; this is translated from the coding sequence ATGACCGAGTGTGCGCGCGCTTTCGAGGAATCCGCCCGGATCACGGGCCCGGCCGGCCGCCGGACCGTGGAGGTCCCCGGGGCCCGGCTCTCGGTGGCCGACTCGCCCGTCGACCGGGAGGGGCTGCCTCCCGCCCTCTACGTCCACGGACTGGGCGGCTCCGCGCAGAACTGGGACCGGCTGGCCGCCGAACTGGCCGGCACCGTGGCCGGCGAGGCGGTGGACCTGCCCGGCTACGGCTGGTCGGCGCCGCCGGACGACGGGGACCTCTCGGTGGGCGCGCTGGCCCGCACGGTCGTCTCGTACCTGGAGGTGAGCGGGCGCGGCCCGGTGCACCTCTTCGGCAACTCGCTGGGCGGGGCGGTGGCCACCCGGGTGGCCGCGCTGCGGCCCGACCTGGTGCGCACCCTGACCCTGGTCTCGCCCGCCCTCCCCGAGGTCCCGCCGCAGCTCAGCGCCTTCCCGACCGGATTGATGGCGGTGCCGGGGGTGCTCCGGATCTTCGAGCGGATGGCCCTCGGGCTCGCCCCTGAGCAGCGCACAGAACAGCTGCTGCGGCTCTGCTACGGGAACCCGGCCGCGGTGCCGGCCGCCCAGCGCGACCTGGCCACCGAGGAGTACCGGCGGCGGATGGCCCTGCCCTACGCCTCGGACGTGCTGGTGCGCACGGCCCGCGGGATCGTCCGGGCCTACGCGGAGCGCGGTCCCGAGGCGCTGTGGCGGCAGGCGGAGCGGGTGACCGCGCCGGTCCTGCTGGTCTACGGGCTGCGGGACAGGCTGGTGGCGTACCGGATGGCGCGCCGGGCGGCGGAGGCCTTCCGGGACTCCCGGCTGCTGGTGATCCCCGAATCGGGGCACGTGGCGATGATGGAGCACCCCGAGCAGGTCGCCCGGGCGGTGCGGGAGCTGCTCGCCGCCGAGTGA
- a CDS encoding TetR/AcrR family transcriptional regulator: protein MTSTQDTDERPRPGKPSTGRLPRSARREQLLGAAQEVFVAQGYHAAAMDDIAERAGVSKPVLYQHFPGKLELYLALLDKHCDALVESVREALTSTSDNRQRVRATTEAYFAYVGSDTGAFRLVFESDLTNEEAVRERVERVTHDTAALVSKVIAEDTDLPEQEAMLLAVGVCGLCQVTARFWLAQGREIPQEEAVRLVASLSWRGLKGFPMHAGEAPEV from the coding sequence GTGACGAGCACCCAGGACACGGACGAGCGCCCACGCCCGGGGAAGCCCAGCACCGGCCGCCTCCCCAGGAGCGCCCGCCGCGAGCAGCTGCTCGGCGCCGCGCAGGAGGTCTTCGTCGCCCAGGGCTACCACGCCGCCGCGATGGACGACATCGCCGAGCGGGCCGGCGTCAGCAAGCCCGTGCTCTACCAGCACTTCCCCGGGAAGCTGGAGCTGTACCTGGCGCTGCTGGACAAGCACTGCGACGCCCTGGTCGAGTCCGTGCGCGAGGCGCTGACCTCCACCTCCGACAACCGCCAGCGGGTGCGCGCCACCACCGAGGCGTACTTCGCCTACGTAGGCAGCGACACCGGCGCCTTCCGCCTGGTCTTCGAGTCCGACCTGACCAACGAGGAGGCCGTCCGGGAGCGGGTCGAGCGGGTCACCCACGACACCGCCGCCCTGGTCAGCAAGGTGATCGCGGAGGACACCGACCTTCCCGAGCAGGAGGCCATGCTGCTGGCCGTCGGGGTCTGCGGACTGTGCCAGGTGACGGCGCGGTTCTGGCTGGCCCAGGGCCGGGAGATCCCGCAGGAGGAGGCGGTCCGCCTGGTCGCCAGCCTGTCCTGGCGCGGCCTCAAGGGCTTCCCGATGCACGCCGGCGAGGCCCCGGAGGTCTGA
- a CDS encoding ferritin-like fold-containing protein, translating to MQKSENSERSEGQGAGAEQVASESPIGDWGRCSADAQYREAVVDLLGALAYGELSAFERLAEDAKLAPGLEEKAALAGMATAEFGHYQILHDRLVEIGVEPSEAMQPFRDPVDSFHRMTAPSDWLEGLVKAYVGDAIAVDFYREVAIRLDSDTRDLVLGVMADTGHAEFAVGQVRRAIEEDPRVGGRLALWGRRLMGEALSQAQRVVADRDALSNMLIGGAEVQGFDLVEVGKMFNRITEAHTKRMAALGLAS from the coding sequence ATGCAGAAGTCCGAGAATTCCGAGCGGTCGGAAGGCCAGGGGGCCGGGGCCGAGCAGGTGGCGAGTGAGTCGCCGATCGGCGACTGGGGGCGCTGCTCGGCCGACGCGCAGTACCGCGAGGCCGTGGTCGACCTGCTCGGCGCCCTCGCGTACGGCGAGCTCAGCGCCTTCGAGCGGTTGGCCGAGGACGCCAAGCTGGCGCCCGGCCTGGAGGAGAAGGCGGCGCTGGCGGGGATGGCCACCGCCGAGTTCGGCCACTACCAGATCCTCCACGACCGGCTGGTGGAGATCGGCGTCGAGCCGTCCGAGGCGATGCAGCCGTTCCGCGACCCGGTGGACTCCTTCCACCGGATGACCGCGCCGTCCGACTGGCTGGAAGGCCTGGTCAAGGCGTACGTGGGGGACGCCATCGCGGTGGACTTCTACCGCGAGGTGGCGATCCGTCTCGACTCCGACACCCGGGACCTGGTGCTCGGTGTGATGGCGGACACCGGCCACGCCGAGTTCGCGGTGGGCCAGGTGCGCCGGGCGATCGAGGAGGATCCGCGGGTCGGCGGCCGGCTCGCGCTGTGGGGCCGACGGCTGATGGGCGAGGCGCTCAGCCAGGCCCAGCGGGTGGTCGCGGATCGGGACGCGCTCTCCAACATGCTGATCGGCGGCGCCGAGGTGCAGGGCTTCGACCTGGTCGAGGTCGGCAAGATGTTCAACCGGATCACCGAGGCGCACACCAAGCGGATGGCCGCGCTGGGCCTGGCCTCCTGA